From Thiohalobacter sp.:
CGAACCTGCGTTGGCAACTGGCGGCGCGGGATCTTTCCGCACTGGCGCCCGGCTGGTCGGGGCGGCTGGAGGGCCAGGGCCGGGTCACCGGCAGCGGGTCGCGGATACAGCTTGCCGGCGAGCTGCAGGGCGAGGCGCTGGCCGGGGCCGGCGTGCGCGTCGGCACCCTCTCGGGTCGTTTCGAGGCCAGCCCCGGGCGCCCGGATGGACCGGTAGCCGGGCGCTTCGATCTGCAGCGGCTGCAGATCGGCGGCCGCCACCTCGACACGGCCCGGCTGGATCTCGAGGGCACCAGGGCTGCCCACCAGGCCCGCCTGCAGGCCGAGGGGTCGAGCCACCGGCTGCTGCTCGCGGCCAGCGGCGGCTGGCAGCAGGGTGGCTGGACGGGGCGACTGGCGCAGCTCGACGCGCGTCTGCCGGAGGCGGGCGAATGGGTGCTGGAGGCGCCGGTTGCGCTGGCCTGGTCGCCGGCGCGATTGCGCCTGGATGCGGCCTGCTGGCGGCAGGACCCGGCGCGTCTGTGCCTGGCGCCGCTCGCGGCCGACCTGGCGCAGGGCAGCGGCAGCACCGGCTTCCGGCTGTCCGACTGGCCGCTGGCCGGGCTTGCGCCCTGGTTGCAGCCGGGGGTCGATCTGGAAGGCAGCCTGTCTGCTGACGGCCGGTTGGCCTGGGGTGCGGCCACGCTGGAGGCCGAGGTCTCGCTGCAGGCGCCGCCGGGTGTGCTGCACTGGGGCGAGGCCGGGGCCCGCGAGTCGCTGGCCTTCGAAGGGTTGTCGGGCAATTTCCGGATTCAGGGCGACGAAGCCCGCGCCGAGGCCCGCCTGAGACTCGGCGGCGCCGACCGGCTCGCGGCCCGGGTCGATGCCCGCCGCCAGGGGGCGGCCTGGCGGCTGGACGGCGACGCCGCTCTGTCGCTGGCCCGGCTGGACTTCCTCGCGGCCTTCGTGCCCGCCCTGAGCGAGCCGCGCGGCCGGGTCCAGGGCCGCCTGCGCATCGCAGGCACCCTGGCGTCGCCGCGGCTGCAGGGACGGCTCGCGCTCAGCGAGGGCAACGCACGGGTGGTGCCGCTGGGCATCCGCCTCGCCGATGTCGGTCTGCGGCTGGAGGGCGATGCGCGGGGCGGCTACCGGCTGGCGGGCAGCCTGCATTCCGGGGGTGGCCGGCTCGATGTGAACGGACGGCTGGCGCCGGCGGCGGCCGGTAGCGGGGTCTGGGCTGGCACATTGCGCCTCGGTGGCGAAAACTTCCTCGCGATGGACAACAGCGAGGCCAGCGCCCGCGTCACGCCCGACCTGCGCCTGGATATCCGGGGGCGCGAGCTGCGCCTTGGCGGTACCGTCACCGTGCCGGAGGCGAGGCTGACGCCGCAGGACTACGAGGGGGCAGTGGCCCCCACCCGCGACCTGGTGCGCCTCGATATCGAAGGCGATGCCGAACCGCGCTGGCGCGTCTACAGCCAGGTGCGGCTGGTGCTGGGCAAGGACGTCCGCTTCGACGGCTTCGGCCTCAAGGCGCGCATCGACGGCACGCTCGACGTCTGCGACGAGCCGCGGCGGGCGACCCGCGCCCGCGGCCAGCTCGAAATCCACGACGGCACCTATACGGCCTACGGGCAGGATCTCAGGATCGAGAGCGGGCGGCTGCTCTATGCCGGCGGCCCCATCGACAACCCGGCACTGGACGTGCGCGCCACCCGCAAGACGGGCGATGTGACCGCGGGTGTGCAGGTCAGCGGCACCCTGCAGGCGCCGGAGATGGCGCTCTTTTCCAGCCCGCCCATGGCCCAGGCCGATGCCCTGTCCTACCTGCTGGTGGGCCGGCCGCTGTCCGGCGCCTCGGCCTCCGAGGGCGAGCTGCTGGCGCAGGCCGCCGCCTCGCTGGGACTGAAGGGCGGCAACCTGATCGCCGAGCGTATCGCCGGCACCATTGGCCTGGACGAGCTCAGTGTCACCGGCGGCAACGGCGCGGCCGATGCCGCCGTGGTCATCGGCAAGTACCTGTCGCCGAAACTCTACATCAGCTACAGCGTCGGGCTGTTCGAGGCGGTCAGCCGTTTCCGCCTGCGCTATACCCTGAGCCGCCGCCTCACCCTGCAGACCGAGGCCGGGACGGCCACCGGGGCCGATCTGCTGTGGCACATCGAGCGCTGAATGTGACCCCGGCGGGATGGCGGCGTCCCTGCGGGCTGGGGTCGGCGCCGGAACTGGTGTACCTTCGATCGCGGTCTGCCCTGACTCGCGGGCCAGGACACCGAGGAAGCTGCCTGCATGTTCGAGGAACTGATGCCCACGCTGGAAGTCTGGCTGGCGGCCCTGCGCCAGGCCGACACCTGGTGGCAGATGGGCGTGCTGCTGCTCGCCGCCGGCGGTGCCTGGCTGGTCAACCGCACCCTGGGTGTCCAGCTGCGGCGGGGCGGCGAGGCGGCGGCCGAGCATCACCGGCTGCGCGAGCTGTCGCTGAAGGCGGGGCGGCGCATCCTGTTTCCACTGTCCATGCTGCTCGGTGTGTTCGTGGGGCGCGCTGTGCTCAAGCGCCTGGAACTGCCGGCCCAGCTCCTGGACATTGCCGTGCCGCTGCTGGTGTCGCTGGCCGCCATCCGCACCCTGGTCTATGCGCTGCGCAAGGGCTTCACTCCGGGGCCCGCGGTGAAGGCCTGGGAGAACCTGATCGCCACCAGCATCTGGGTGCTGGTGGCCCTGCATCTGCTCGGCTGGCTCGACCCGGTGATGGAGGCACTCGATGGCGTGGCCTTCGAGCTGGGCAAGACCCGCATCTCCCTGCTGGCGGCGCTGAAGCTGGTGACCCTGATCGGCGTGCTCTGGGTAGCCGCCTTCTGGTTGTCCGGCGCCATCGAGCGGCGCATGGCACGGTCGAGCTATCTCAGCCCGGCCATGCGCGTCGGGCTGTCCAAGATCAGCAAAGTGATGCTGCTGACCCTGGCCTTCCTGCTGGCACTGGACGCGGTCGGCATCGACCTGACTGCGCTCACCGTGTTCGGCGGTGCGCTGGGTGTCGGTCTCGGCTTTGGCCTGCAGCGGATCGCCAGCAACTTCATCAGCGGCTTCATCCTCATCTTCGACCGCTCCATCCGGCCGGGTGACGTGGTCAGCATCGGCAACAAGTTCGGCTGGGTACAGGAGCTGCGCGCGCGCTACATCGTGGTCAAGGACCGCGATGGCGTGGAAACCCTCATACCCAACGAGAACCTGGTCACCTCGGAGGTGATCAACTGGAGCTACTCGGATCGCAACGTGCGCCTCAAGATCCCGGTGCAGATCAGCTATGGCGACGATCCGGAGCGGGCGATGGCAATCATGATCGAGGCCGCGCGCAACACGCCGCGCGTGCTCAAGGACCCGCCGCCGGTCGCGCGGCTGATGGCGTTCGGCGACAACGGTATCGCGCTGGAGCTGCGGGTCTGGATCAACGATCCGTCGAATGGCATCAGCAATGTGCGATCGGATGTGAACCTGGGCATCTGGCACGGCTTCCGGGAGGCCGGTATCACCATTCCCTTCCCGCAGCGCGACCTGCATGTGAAGGGGGCGGTCAGCGTCCAGTCGCTCGGCGACTGAACGACCTCATTGGGCGTATCCGGCACCGGACTCGGGAGGGGGCGGGCGGTTGCCGCGGAATCCACGAGAGCCGTCAAAGTGATGGATGCGGGGGGCGTCCATCCGTGTCGTCCGTGGCGCTGTTGCGGGGTTCTGATGGGCACGCTTCGCTTTGCCCATCCTACCGGGGTGACTTTTCTTTGCGCGGCCGGGGAAGGGTAACCAAACGAAAGGCAGCGCCGCTACTGCCCCCTTCGGGTGTCCTGGTCTGGTCACGAGCCACCCCGGCATTTGATTCAGTCCGTGCCTTCCGTGTCGTCCGTGGCGCTGTTGCGGGGTTCTGATGGGCACGCTTCGCTTTGCCCATCCTACCGGGGTGACTTTTCTTTGCGCGGCCGGGGAAGGTAACAAAACGAAAGGCGGCGCCGCTACTGCCCCCTTCGGGTGTCCTGCTCTGGTCACGAGCCACCCCGGCATTTGATTCAGTCCGTGCCTTCCGTGTCGTCCGTGGCGCTCTTGCCTGCGAGGCCGTGCCGTTTCCCGGGTTGCTGGACGCTTCGCCCGGGCCACACTCCACGCCTTACTCAAAGAAACATTCCGTCCAGCGGCGAGGAGGCGCTGGCAAAGCGCTTGCGCGGAATGCGGCCGGCGCGGAAGGCCTCGCGGCCGGCCTCGATGGCCTTCTTCATGGCCGAGGCCATCAGCACCGGGTCCTGCGCACCGGCAATGGCGGTGTTCATGAGCACGCCGTCGCAGCCGAGTTCCATGGCGATGGCGGCGTCGGAGGCGGTGCCCACACCGGCGTCGACCAGGATCGGCACCGAGGCATTTTCGACAATGGTGAGGATATTGTAGGGATTGCGGATGCCGAGCCCGGAGCCGATGGGTGCCGCCAGCGGCATCACGGCGACGCAGCCCATGTCCTCGAAGCGTTTCGCGAGGATGGGGTCGTCGTTGGTGTAGACCATGACCCTGAAGCCGTCGCGGATCAGCACCTCGGCGGCCTCCAGGGTCTGGATGACGTCGGGAAACAGGGTCTTCTCGTCGCCGAGCACTTCCAGTTTCACCAGGTCGTGGCCGTCGAGCAGCTCCCGGGCCAGCCGGCAGGTGCGGATGGCATCCTCGGCGCTGTAGCAGCCGGCGGTGTTGGGCAGATAGGTGTAGCGGTCCGGCGGCAGCACGTCCAGCAGGCTGGGCTCGTTCGGATCCTGGCCGATGTTGGTGCGGCGGATGGCGACGGTGATGATCTCCGCGCCGCTGGCCTCGACCGCATGGCGGGTTTCTTCCAGATCCTTGTACTTGCCGGTGCCCACCAGCAGCCGCGAGCGGTAGGCGGTGCCGCCGATCATCAGCGGATCGTCGTGGGCGGGGGTGTCGGTACTCATCACGCTGGACATGGTTGCTCGGGCTCCGGTGCTGGGCGACTCAGCCGCCGCCGATGGCCTGGACGATCTCGACCCGGTCGCCCGGCTGGAAGCGGTGTTCGGCGAAACGGCTGCGGGGGAGAATCTCTCGGTTGACTTCCACCGCCAGACGTCGCTCCGCCAGCCCCAGTTGCTCGATGAGCTGCTGCGCGGTGGTGGTGTCGTCGATCTCGCGCGGCTCGCCGTTGAGCAGGATTTCCATCAGGGGGTCTCGGTGAATCGTCGGGAAAGCCGGGATTCTACACCAAACTTGATCCGCCGCGTCCGCCATGGACACAATGCCGGACCCCGAAAGCGCCGGAAACCCCATGAAACAAGCCGCATTTCCCGACTTCGATCCGGCTGGCCTCAGCGAGGATGTGATTCCGGTGGAGGTGGCCGGCACCCTCGACGGCCTGTTTCGCGAGCGCGTGCGCCGTTCGCCCGACGCGCCCGCGTATCACCGCCACGACTGCGGGCAGGGCTGGTGCACGCTGAGCTGGCGCGACATGGAAACCGAAGTGGCGCGCTGGCGCGATGCGCTGGCGGCCGAGGGCCTGAGGCCGGGTGACCGGGTCGCGGTGCTGCTGCGCAACTCGCCCGAGTGGGTGATGTTCGACCAGGCCGCGATGAGCCTGGGGCTGGTCGTCGTGCCACTGTATCT
This genomic window contains:
- a CDS encoding translocation/assembly module TamB domain-containing protein; the protein is MRQRFAWLLPLGTVALLLAALVWLLATSSGLGAVLRLADAWSPGRLVADGFEGRLLGPLRLDRLVWEDGDSRVRVEAVELDWSPSALLRGRVRIERLRLQAPRVELPAPAEAAGPTGVPEFRSPLPVDIEALEIERAEVRRGGEPPLRIDRFTLAARLVADALRIRGLTLASDAGRLSLRGRLGLSAQAATDLAADLAARVGERDWALAARLKGDRSALAVESTLSAPAKVRLGGTIEQPLAAPRFDLALELAETPLSAFGDGLPPDRLAAALRLEGTSDALRLGGRLVPASGPLAAGGPVTVGIDAIREANGAWALRPARLAQGEARLSLDGYLRPDGGFVADLGWTALAWPPGEARLRSPEGRLRVAGNVRDYRFEGGFTLAGTAVPEGRWRLAGTGGESRLALSRLAIDTLGGRISGEGHLAFAEGRVGEAALAWQDLDPGRQWPDWPGRLSGRARLLLTAEGEVLALETLTGELRGQALSGKGRLSRLAGVPRAEGLELAAGDNRLRVDGRLGRQANLRWQLAARDLSALAPGWSGRLEGQGRVTGSGSRIQLAGELQGEALAGAGVRVGTLSGRFEASPGRPDGPVAGRFDLQRLQIGGRHLDTARLDLEGTRAAHQARLQAEGSSHRLLLAASGGWQQGGWTGRLAQLDARLPEAGEWVLEAPVALAWSPARLRLDAACWRQDPARLCLAPLAADLAQGSGSTGFRLSDWPLAGLAPWLQPGVDLEGSLSADGRLAWGAATLEAEVSLQAPPGVLHWGEAGARESLAFEGLSGNFRIQGDEARAEARLRLGGADRLAARVDARRQGAAWRLDGDAALSLARLDFLAAFVPALSEPRGRVQGRLRIAGTLASPRLQGRLALSEGNARVVPLGIRLADVGLRLEGDARGGYRLAGSLHSGGGRLDVNGRLAPAAAGSGVWAGTLRLGGENFLAMDNSEASARVTPDLRLDIRGRELRLGGTVTVPEARLTPQDYEGAVAPTRDLVRLDIEGDAEPRWRVYSQVRLVLGKDVRFDGFGLKARIDGTLDVCDEPRRATRARGQLEIHDGTYTAYGQDLRIESGRLLYAGGPIDNPALDVRATRKTGDVTAGVQVSGTLQAPEMALFSSPPMAQADALSYLLVGRPLSGASASEGELLAQAAASLGLKGGNLIAERIAGTIGLDELSVTGGNGAADAAVVIGKYLSPKLYISYSVGLFEAVSRFRLRYTLSRRLTLQTEAGTATGADLLWHIER
- a CDS encoding mechanosensitive ion channel family protein, with translation MFEELMPTLEVWLAALRQADTWWQMGVLLLAAGGAWLVNRTLGVQLRRGGEAAAEHHRLRELSLKAGRRILFPLSMLLGVFVGRAVLKRLELPAQLLDIAVPLLVSLAAIRTLVYALRKGFTPGPAVKAWENLIATSIWVLVALHLLGWLDPVMEALDGVAFELGKTRISLLAALKLVTLIGVLWVAAFWLSGAIERRMARSSYLSPAMRVGLSKISKVMLLTLAFLLALDAVGIDLTALTVFGGALGVGLGFGLQRIASNFISGFILIFDRSIRPGDVVSIGNKFGWVQELRARYIVVKDRDGVETLIPNENLVTSEVINWSYSDRNVRLKIPVQISYGDDPERAMAIMIEAARNTPRVLKDPPPVARLMAFGDNGIALELRVWINDPSNGISNVRSDVNLGIWHGFREAGITIPFPQRDLHVKGAVSVQSLGD
- a CDS encoding thiazole synthase, which produces MSTDTPAHDDPLMIGGTAYRSRLLVGTGKYKDLEETRHAVEASGAEIITVAIRRTNIGQDPNEPSLLDVLPPDRYTYLPNTAGCYSAEDAIRTCRLARELLDGHDLVKLEVLGDEKTLFPDVIQTLEAAEVLIRDGFRVMVYTNDDPILAKRFEDMGCVAVMPLAAPIGSGLGIRNPYNILTIVENASVPILVDAGVGTASDAAIAMELGCDGVLMNTAIAGAQDPVLMASAMKKAIEAGREAFRAGRIPRKRFASASSPLDGMFL
- the thiS gene encoding sulfur carrier protein ThiS, with product MEILLNGEPREIDDTTTAQQLIEQLGLAERRLAVEVNREILPRSRFAEHRFQPGDRVEIVQAIGGG